Proteins encoded in a region of the Paucibacter sediminis genome:
- a CDS encoding thioredoxin family protein: MPSRPHHPDPASTTLVACLCAGWCQLCGSYHDTFAQLRSLYPQYRFVWVDIEDDAELVGDLDVETFPTLLVGVGEELRFCGPLMPQLATAQRLLDSLRDAGPARNAGPAAQALLARLQHSC, from the coding sequence ATGCCCAGCCGCCCCCACCACCCGGACCCCGCCAGCACCACGCTGGTGGCCTGCCTCTGCGCCGGTTGGTGCCAGCTGTGCGGCAGCTACCACGACACTTTTGCGCAGCTGCGCAGCCTGTATCCCCAGTACCGCTTCGTCTGGGTGGACATCGAGGACGATGCCGAGCTGGTGGGCGACCTAGATGTGGAAACCTTCCCCACCCTGCTGGTGGGCGTGGGCGAGGAGCTGCGCTTTTGCGGCCCCCTGATGCCGCAGCTGGCCACCGCCCAGCGCCTGTTGGATTCGCTGCGCGACGCCGGCCCGGCCCGCAACGCCGGTCCCGCCGCCCAGGCCCTGCTCGCGCGCCTGCAACACAGCTGCTGA
- a CDS encoding leucyl aminopeptidase family protein — translation MTVQLKTSVARATPIIAVDRAAFKALAPKLPKATQNWLATCGFSGAPDSFALVPGADGKLGQVFAGIGHVAHPFALAALPKALPEGQYHLSDEGLAIPAEQAAMSWELGAYQFDLYKPRSRPAAVLLLAPGAEAERGLALATAISATRDLVNTPAEHMGPEELAQAAALVAKQHGAKFKQIVGDALLKQNFPAIHAVGRAATRAPRLIELNWGSAKHPLVSLVGKGVCFDTGGLDLKSAEGMRQMKKDMGGAANALGLAALIMALKLPVRLQVLIPAVENAVAGNAYRPGDVIKTRKGLHIEIGNTDAEGRVVLSDALAYASEHKPELIIDLATLTGAARVALGAQLPALFTKHMDTGRELVDLGLKLDDPLWHMPLWAPYQEGIASSIGDIVNTGRSALAGAINAALFLEYFVPEQQDWLHIDLFAWNDQARAGRPVGGEAQTIRTLLAYLEERFA, via the coding sequence ATGACCGTACAACTCAAGACCTCGGTGGCCCGCGCCACCCCCATCATTGCCGTCGACCGCGCCGCCTTCAAGGCGCTGGCGCCCAAGCTGCCCAAGGCGACGCAGAACTGGCTCGCCACCTGCGGCTTCAGCGGCGCACCCGACAGCTTTGCCCTGGTGCCCGGCGCCGACGGCAAGCTGGGCCAGGTGTTCGCCGGCATCGGCCATGTGGCCCATCCCTTCGCGCTGGCGGCCCTGCCCAAGGCCCTGCCCGAGGGCCAGTACCACCTGAGCGACGAAGGTCTCGCTATCCCGGCCGAGCAGGCCGCCATGTCCTGGGAACTGGGCGCCTACCAGTTCGACCTCTACAAGCCGCGCAGCCGCCCGGCGGCCGTGCTGCTGCTGGCCCCGGGCGCCGAGGCCGAGCGCGGCCTGGCCCTGGCCACCGCCATCAGCGCCACGCGCGATCTGGTCAACACGCCGGCCGAGCACATGGGCCCGGAGGAGTTGGCCCAGGCCGCCGCCCTGGTGGCCAAGCAGCATGGCGCCAAGTTCAAGCAGATCGTCGGCGACGCCCTGCTGAAGCAGAACTTCCCCGCCATCCACGCGGTGGGCCGCGCCGCCACGCGCGCGCCGCGCCTGATCGAGCTGAACTGGGGCAGTGCCAAGCATCCGCTGGTGAGCCTGGTGGGCAAGGGCGTCTGTTTCGACACCGGCGGTCTGGACCTGAAGAGCGCCGAGGGCATGCGTCAGATGAAGAAGGACATGGGCGGCGCCGCCAATGCCCTGGGCCTGGCCGCGCTCATCATGGCGCTGAAGCTGCCGGTGCGCCTGCAAGTATTGATCCCGGCGGTGGAAAACGCCGTGGCCGGCAATGCCTACCGCCCCGGCGATGTGATCAAGACCCGCAAGGGCCTGCACATCGAGATCGGCAATACCGATGCCGAGGGCCGCGTGGTGCTGTCCGACGCCCTGGCCTATGCCAGCGAGCACAAGCCCGAACTCATCATCGACCTGGCCACCCTCACCGGCGCAGCCCGCGTGGCGCTGGGCGCGCAGCTGCCCGCCCTCTTCACCAAGCATATGGACACCGGCCGCGAGCTGGTGGACCTGGGCCTCAAGCTGGACGACCCGCTCTGGCACATGCCGCTGTGGGCGCCCTACCAGGAGGGCATCGCCTCCAGCATCGGCGACATCGTCAACACCGGCCGCAGCGCCCTGGCCGGCGCCATCAATGCGGCGCTGTTCCTCGAGTACTTCGTGCCCGAGCAGCAGGACTGGCTGCACATCGATCTGTTCGCCTGGAACGACCAGGCGCGCGCCGGTCGCCCGGTGGGCGGCGAGGCGCAGACCATCCGCACCCTGCTGGCCTATCTGGAAGAACGCTTCGCATAA
- a CDS encoding GMC family oxidoreductase has product MSFDYIIVGAGTAGCLLANRLSADPSKRVLLLEAGGKDDYHWIHIPVGYLYCIGNPRTDWLYQTEPDAGLNGRRLRYPRGKVLGGCSSINGMIYMRGQARDYDAWAEACGDADWSWGQVLPHFKKHENHWRLDAAQGVSDAFKALHGHGGEWRVERQRLRWEVLDAFAQAATQAGIPATDDFNRGTNEGVGYFEVNQRAGWRWNTAKAFLRPTCLGRPNFELWTGAQVQRLTLQREDGQLRCSGAEVRTPHGLETVKLNPGGEMLLAAGAIGSPQILQLSGLGPAALLQRHGIAVQQALEGVGANLQDHLQIRAVFKVQGTKTLNTLANSWWGKAKIGMEYVFRRSGPMSMAPSQLGAFTRSSPDKAWPDLEYHVQPLSLNAFGEPLHSFNAITASVCNLNPTSRGTVQIQSADPAMAPLIAPNYLSTDEDRHIAAESLRLTRRIVAQPALARYRPEEFKPGVQFQSDAELARLAGDIATTIFHPVGTCKMGRADDASAVVDSHLRVRGVAGLRVVDASVMPTITSGNTNSPTLMIAERAAQWILDGK; this is encoded by the coding sequence ATGAGCTTCGACTACATCATCGTCGGTGCCGGCACGGCCGGTTGTCTGCTGGCCAACCGGCTCTCGGCCGACCCCTCCAAGCGCGTACTGCTGCTGGAGGCCGGCGGCAAGGATGATTACCACTGGATCCACATCCCGGTCGGCTATCTGTATTGCATCGGCAATCCGCGCACCGACTGGCTCTACCAGACCGAGCCCGATGCGGGCCTGAACGGGCGCCGCCTGCGCTACCCGCGCGGCAAGGTGCTGGGCGGCTGCTCCAGCATCAACGGCATGATCTATATGCGCGGTCAGGCGCGCGACTACGACGCCTGGGCCGAGGCCTGCGGCGACGCGGACTGGTCCTGGGGTCAGGTCTTGCCGCACTTCAAGAAGCACGAGAACCACTGGCGACTGGATGCGGCCCAGGGCGTGAGCGATGCATTCAAGGCCCTGCACGGCCATGGTGGCGAATGGCGGGTGGAGCGCCAGCGCCTGCGCTGGGAGGTGCTGGACGCCTTTGCCCAGGCCGCTACCCAGGCCGGCATCCCGGCCACCGACGACTTCAACCGCGGCACGAATGAAGGTGTGGGCTATTTCGAGGTGAACCAGCGCGCCGGCTGGCGCTGGAACACCGCCAAGGCCTTCCTGCGCCCCACCTGCCTGGGCCGGCCCAACTTCGAGCTCTGGACCGGCGCCCAGGTGCAGCGGCTCACGCTGCAGCGCGAGGACGGCCAGCTGCGCTGCAGCGGCGCCGAGGTGCGTACCCCGCATGGGCTGGAGACGGTGAAGCTCAATCCCGGCGGCGAGATGCTGCTGGCCGCCGGCGCGATCGGCTCGCCGCAGATCCTGCAGCTCTCGGGCCTGGGCCCGGCCGCGCTGCTGCAGCGCCACGGTATCGCCGTGCAGCAGGCGCTGGAGGGCGTGGGAGCCAACCTGCAGGACCATCTGCAGATCCGCGCGGTCTTCAAGGTGCAGGGCACCAAGACCTTGAACACCCTGGCAAACAGCTGGTGGGGCAAGGCCAAGATCGGCATGGAATATGTGTTCAGACGCAGCGGGCCGATGAGCATGGCGCCCTCGCAGCTGGGCGCCTTCACGCGCAGCTCGCCTGACAAGGCCTGGCCCGATCTGGAGTACCACGTGCAGCCACTCTCGCTGAACGCGTTTGGCGAGCCGCTGCACAGCTTCAATGCCATCACCGCCAGCGTCTGCAATCTCAATCCGACGAGCCGCGGCACGGTGCAGATCCAGTCGGCCGATCCGGCCATGGCGCCGCTGATTGCGCCCAACTATCTGAGCACCGATGAGGACCGCCACATTGCCGCCGAGAGCCTGCGCCTGACGCGCCGCATCGTGGCCCAGCCGGCGCTGGCGCGCTACCGGCCCGAGGAATTCAAGCCCGGCGTGCAGTTCCAGAGCGATGCCGAGCTGGCACGCCTGGCCGGCGACATCGCCACCACCATCTTCCACCCGGTGGGCACCTGCAAGATGGGGCGTGCCGACGACGCCAGCGCGGTGGTCGATTCACACCTGCGCGTGCGGGGCGTGGCAGGTCTGCGCGTGGTGGACGCCAGCGTGATGCCCACCATCACCAGTGGCAACACCAACTCGCCGACCTTGATGATCGCCGAGCGGGCGGCGCAGTGGATCCTGGACGGCAAGTAG
- a CDS encoding MarC family protein, which produces MDIYKPLVALLAIVNPIGVVPFFIHFTQTFTKEQRQHTIRVSAFSAFVVIAVSAVAGLKVIEFFSITLPSFQVGGGTLLLISSLQMLNAQPAEARQTDVSEGSSKVDAGASIAVVPLTIPLLTGPATISTMVIYAEKTRHWWELAVLVGYGVVVGLVTYAVFSASGRIARVLGQTGINIMTRLMGLILAALAVELLADGLVKLFPVLATHLSN; this is translated from the coding sequence ATGGACATCTACAAGCCCCTGGTCGCGCTGCTCGCCATCGTCAATCCGATCGGGGTGGTGCCCTTCTTCATCCACTTCACCCAGACCTTCACCAAGGAACAGCGCCAGCACACCATCCGCGTGAGCGCCTTCTCGGCCTTTGTGGTGATCGCGGTGAGCGCGGTCGCGGGCCTCAAGGTGATCGAGTTCTTCAGCATCACCCTGCCCTCCTTCCAGGTGGGCGGCGGCACCCTGCTCCTGATCAGCTCGCTGCAGATGCTCAACGCCCAGCCGGCCGAGGCGCGCCAGACCGACGTCAGCGAGGGCTCCAGCAAGGTCGATGCCGGCGCCAGCATCGCGGTGGTGCCGCTGACGATCCCGCTGCTGACCGGCCCGGCCACCATATCCACCATGGTGATCTACGCCGAGAAGACGCGCCACTGGTGGGAGCTGGCGGTGCTGGTGGGCTATGGCGTGGTGGTGGGCCTGGTGACCTATGCGGTGTTCTCTGCCTCGGGCCGCATCGCGCGCGTGCTGGGCCAGACCGGCATCAACATCATGACCCGGCTGATGGGCCTGATCCTGGCGGCGCTGGCGGTGGAGCTGCTGGCCGACGGCCTGGTGAAGCTCTTCCCGGTGCTGGCCACGCATCTCTCGAACTGA
- a CDS encoding helical backbone metal receptor — MGRAGRLSMAQGAPRIASLVPSITELLVALGLGPYLVARTGFCIHPAAALAAVPKVGGTKDVNLAKLHRLAPSHVIVNVDENRLETAEALREFVPQVLVTHPQGPADNLALLAQMRAAFGHLPGVDERAEALATGLRQELAACAATDWPRRRVLYLIWRAPWMTVARDTYIARMLTQVGWQSWPEALGGEQGAARYPVLRGDEPWLAQIERVLLSSEPYRFGAEHLAEAQALCPQARVQLVDGELLSWYGPRAAQGLAYLRGLASA; from the coding sequence ATGGGACGAGCAGGGCGTCTGAGCATGGCGCAGGGGGCGCCGCGCATCGCCAGCCTGGTGCCCTCGATCACCGAGCTGCTGGTGGCCCTGGGCCTGGGCCCCTATCTGGTGGCCCGCACCGGCTTCTGCATCCATCCCGCCGCGGCCCTGGCCGCCGTGCCCAAGGTGGGTGGCACCAAGGACGTGAACCTCGCCAAGCTGCACCGGCTCGCGCCCAGCCATGTGATCGTCAATGTGGACGAGAACCGGCTGGAGACTGCCGAGGCGCTGCGCGAGTTCGTGCCGCAGGTGCTGGTCACGCATCCGCAGGGCCCGGCCGACAACCTCGCACTGCTGGCACAGATGCGCGCCGCCTTCGGCCATCTGCCCGGGGTGGATGAACGCGCCGAGGCGCTGGCGACGGGCCTGCGGCAGGAGCTGGCCGCCTGCGCCGCCACCGATTGGCCGCGCCGGCGGGTGCTGTATCTGATCTGGCGCGCGCCCTGGATGACGGTGGCGCGCGACACCTACATCGCCCGCATGCTGACCCAGGTGGGCTGGCAGAGCTGGCCCGAGGCCCTGGGCGGCGAGCAGGGCGCGGCGCGCTATCCGGTGCTGCGGGGCGACGAGCCCTGGCTGGCGCAGATCGAGCGCGTGCTGCTGAGCTCCGAACCCTATCGCTTCGGCGCCGAGCACCTGGCCGAGGCGCAGGCCCTGTGCCCGCAGGCGCGGGTGCAGCTGGTGGATGGCGAGCTGCTGAGCTGGTACGGCCCGCGCGCCGCTCAGGGATTGGCCTACCTGCGCGGGCTGGCCAGCGCATAA
- a CDS encoding RNA recognition motif domain-containing protein, producing MGNKLYVGNLAYSVRDESLQEAFGQFGTVTSAKVMMDRETGRSKGFGFVEMGSDAEAQSAINGMNGQALEGRAIVVNEARPREERPGGFGGGGRSGGGGFGGGGRSGGGGGYGGGGGGGGGYGGGGGGRSGGGGFGGGGRSGGGGYGGGGGGGYGGGRSGGY from the coding sequence ATGGGAAACAAGCTTTACGTAGGCAACCTCGCCTACAGCGTCCGTGACGAATCGCTGCAAGAAGCATTCGGTCAATTTGGCACCGTGACCTCGGCCAAGGTCATGATGGACCGCGAAACCGGCCGTTCCAAGGGCTTCGGCTTCGTGGAAATGGGTTCGGACGCCGAGGCGCAAAGCGCCATCAACGGCATGAACGGCCAGGCTCTGGAAGGCCGTGCGATCGTGGTGAACGAAGCACGTCCTCGTGAAGAGCGTCCGGGTGGCTTCGGCGGCGGCGGCCGTTCCGGCGGCGGCGGCTTCGGCGGCGGTGGCCGTTCGGGCGGCGGCGGCGGCTACGGTGGTGGTGGTGGCGGCGGTGGCGGCTACGGTGGTGGCGGCGGCGGCCGTTCCGGTGGCGGCGGCTTCGGCGGCGGTGGCCGTTCGGGCGGCGGCGGCTACGGTGGTGGCGGCGGTGGCGGCTACGGCGGTGGCCGTTCGGGCGGCTACTGA
- a CDS encoding SDR family oxidoreductase: MTKLVFITGASSGLGQAMALHYYQQGWALALVARRGQELADWAQAQGLSAARYRIYPADVSDVVAITAAGRQCIAEQGLPDVVIANAGISIGMDTAIPEDLAVLQRIYATNNIGLAATFQPFVAAMNARGSGRLVGVASVAGIRGLPGHAGYCSSKAAVISFCESLRGECRPYGVKVVTIAPGYIATPLTSKNRYRMPFLMQPADFAARAYAAIEAGASLRFIPWQMGVVARAMRLLPNALFDRLLAGRPRKHRQGE, from the coding sequence ATGACGAAACTGGTGTTCATCACCGGTGCCTCCAGCGGCCTCGGCCAGGCGATGGCGCTGCACTACTACCAGCAGGGCTGGGCGCTTGCCCTGGTGGCCCGGCGCGGCCAGGAGCTGGCCGACTGGGCGCAGGCGCAAGGCCTGAGCGCGGCGCGCTATCGCATCTACCCGGCCGATGTCAGCGATGTGGTCGCCATCACCGCGGCCGGGCGCCAATGCATCGCCGAGCAAGGCCTGCCCGACGTGGTGATCGCCAATGCCGGCATCAGCATCGGCATGGACACGGCGATCCCGGAGGACCTGGCGGTGCTGCAGCGCATCTACGCCACCAACAACATCGGCCTGGCCGCGACCTTCCAGCCCTTTGTGGCGGCGATGAATGCGCGCGGCAGCGGCCGCCTGGTGGGGGTGGCCAGCGTGGCCGGCATCCGCGGCCTGCCGGGGCACGCCGGCTATTGCTCCAGCAAGGCGGCGGTGATCAGCTTTTGCGAGAGCCTGCGCGGCGAATGCCGGCCCTACGGCGTGAAGGTGGTGACGATCGCGCCCGGCTACATCGCCACCCCGCTGACCAGCAAGAACCGCTACCGCATGCCCTTTTTGATGCAGCCCGCCGACTTTGCGGCGCGCGCCTATGCGGCCATCGAAGCCGGCGCCAGCCTGCGCTTCATCCCCTGGCAGATGGGGGTGGTGGCGCGTGCGATGCGGCTGCTGCCCAACGCGCTGTTTGACCGTCTGCTGGCCGGGCGTCCGCGCAAGCATCGGCAGGGCGAGTAA
- the lptC gene encoding LPS export ABC transporter periplasmic protein LptC gives MTTTTARLAPAAAAAPRLRQPLIWRLQALLSAYLPLLMMALLAAGTWWLVKHTPMPDGPMEPVPAKHEPDYQMKGFEMQRFAPTGELRVHLQGAAMRHYPDTDTIELDGVRLQAYGENGSRTEAQARRALSNSDGSEIQLLGEVQVQRYPAKSAAGALPDLQVQGEFLHAFVNTEKLRSHLPVRIATRGGEMRAQNFEYDNLKGLLSFNGPSTARFDPPGLRGKAAKP, from the coding sequence TTGACGACGACGACGGCGCGCCTGGCCCCCGCCGCGGCGGCGGCACCGCGCCTGCGGCAGCCGCTCATCTGGCGCCTGCAGGCCTTGCTCTCGGCCTATCTGCCCCTGCTGATGATGGCGCTGCTGGCGGCCGGCACCTGGTGGCTGGTCAAGCACACGCCCATGCCCGACGGGCCGATGGAGCCGGTGCCGGCCAAGCATGAGCCCGACTACCAGATGAAGGGTTTCGAGATGCAGCGTTTCGCGCCCACCGGCGAGCTGCGCGTGCATCTGCAGGGCGCGGCGATGCGCCACTACCCCGATACCGACACCATCGAACTCGACGGCGTGCGTCTGCAGGCCTATGGCGAGAACGGCAGCCGCACCGAGGCGCAGGCGCGGCGTGCGCTCAGCAACAGCGATGGCAGCGAGATCCAGCTGCTGGGCGAGGTGCAGGTGCAGCGCTACCCGGCCAAGTCGGCGGCTGGAGCCCTGCCCGATCTGCAGGTGCAGGGCGAGTTCCTGCATGCCTTCGTCAACACCGAGAAGCTGCGCTCGCACCTGCCGGTGCGCATCGCCACGCGCGGCGGTGAGATGCGGGCCCAGAACTTCGAGTACGACAACCTCAAGGGCCTGCTGAGCTTCAACGGCCCCAGCACGGCGCGCTTCGATCCGCCGGGGCTGCGCGGCAAGGCGGCCAAGCCATGA
- a CDS encoding KdsC family phosphatase — protein MALLQPALRFAPELLLKAQGSGLAIKAAIFDVDGVLTDGRIYIGEQGEGVKAFNTLDGHGLKLLAQGGITPIIITGRDSPAVRRRVADLGLQHAVYGAKDKLAVAQPLLDRLGLDWPEVAAMGDDWPDLPLLTRAGFACAPAQAHAEVKAVAHHVTAAAGGHGAARECCDLLLMAAGRYAALLQGHLSTLDGGAA, from the coding sequence ATGGCCTTGCTGCAACCGGCCCTGCGCTTTGCGCCCGAACTCCTGCTCAAGGCCCAGGGGTCAGGTCTTGCCATCAAGGCGGCGATCTTCGACGTGGACGGCGTGCTCACCGACGGCCGCATCTACATCGGCGAGCAGGGCGAGGGCGTGAAGGCCTTCAACACCCTGGACGGCCATGGCCTCAAGCTGCTGGCCCAGGGTGGCATCACGCCCATCATCATCACCGGCCGCGACTCGCCCGCGGTGCGCCGCCGCGTCGCCGACCTGGGCCTGCAGCACGCCGTCTACGGCGCCAAGGACAAGTTGGCGGTGGCCCAGCCGCTGCTGGACCGCTTGGGCCTGGACTGGCCCGAGGTGGCCGCGATGGGCGACGACTGGCCCGATCTGCCGCTGCTGACGCGCGCGGGTTTTGCCTGCGCGCCGGCCCAGGCCCATGCCGAGGTGAAGGCGGTGGCGCACCATGTCACCGCGGCCGCGGGCGGCCATGGCGCGGCGCGCGAGTGCTGCGACCTGCTGCTGATGGCCGCCGGCCGCTACGCCGCGCTGCTGCAGGGCCATCTCAGCACCCTGGACGGAGGCGCGGCTTGA
- a CDS encoding KpsF/GutQ family sugar-phosphate isomerase, with protein sequence MSISPQQFDAARAVDLGRETLQIEAAALTAMGPRLGDAFAHAVQLVLACSGRVAVMGMGKSGHVGRKIAATLASTGTPALFVHPAEASHGDLGMVTPKDVVLALSNSGESDELNAILPVLKRLGVHIIAMTGGAASSLARHAHVVLDSRVDQEACPLNLAPTASTTAQMALGDALAVALLDARGFKPEDFARSHPGGALGRKLLTHVRDLMRSGAALPRVRAELPFTEMMREMSGKSLGVAILVDEEDRVQGIFTDGDLRRLIERGGDLRTLKAGDVMSKNPRTVRADALAVDAADLMEAARITLVLVVDEAHHLLGAISINDLMSAKVI encoded by the coding sequence ATGAGCATTTCCCCCCAGCAATTCGATGCCGCGCGCGCGGTGGACCTGGGTCGCGAGACCCTGCAGATCGAGGCCGCCGCGCTCACCGCGATGGGCCCGCGCCTGGGTGATGCGTTTGCACATGCGGTGCAGCTGGTGCTGGCCTGCAGCGGACGCGTGGCCGTGATGGGCATGGGCAAGAGCGGCCATGTGGGCCGCAAGATCGCCGCCACCCTGGCCTCCACCGGCACGCCGGCGCTGTTCGTGCACCCGGCCGAGGCCAGCCATGGCGACCTCGGCATGGTCACGCCCAAGGACGTGGTGCTGGCGCTCTCCAATTCCGGCGAGAGCGACGAGCTCAACGCCATCCTGCCGGTGCTCAAGCGCCTGGGTGTCCACATCATCGCGATGACCGGCGGCGCCGCCTCCAGCCTGGCGCGCCACGCCCATGTGGTGCTCGACAGCCGGGTCGACCAGGAAGCCTGCCCGCTCAACCTCGCGCCCACCGCCAGCACCACCGCGCAGATGGCGCTGGGCGATGCCCTGGCCGTGGCCCTGCTGGATGCGCGCGGCTTCAAGCCCGAGGACTTTGCGCGCTCGCACCCCGGCGGCGCGCTGGGCCGCAAGCTGCTGACCCATGTGCGCGACCTGATGCGCAGCGGCGCGGCGCTGCCGCGCGTGCGGGCCGAGCTGCCCTTCACCGAGATGATGCGCGAGATGTCGGGCAAGAGCCTGGGCGTGGCCATCCTGGTGGACGAGGAGGACCGCGTGCAGGGCATCTTCACCGACGGCGACCTGCGCCGCCTGATCGAGCGCGGCGGCGACCTGCGCACGCTCAAGGCCGGCGACGTGATGTCCAAGAACCCGCGTACCGTGCGCGCCGATGCGCTGGCGGTGGACGCGGCCGATCTGATGGAAGCGGCCCGCATCACCCTGGTGCTGGTGGTGGACGAAGCCCATCACCTGCTAGGCGCCATCAGCATCAACGACCTGATGTCGGCCAAGGTGATCTGA
- a CDS encoding DJ-1/PfpI family protein — translation MSAKKLLLLAGDYVEDYEIMVPFQALLAVGHQVHAVCPGKAAGEHVLTAIHDFEGAQTYSEKPGHRFALNATFADIRPEDYDGLVIPGGRAPEYLRTLPGVLELVQHFAHANKPIAAICHGAQLLAAAGVIRGKQVSAYPACAAEVRLAGADYANIPVDQAVTDGQLVTAPAWPAHPAWIAQFLAVLGTRISL, via the coding sequence ATGAGTGCCAAGAAACTGTTGTTGCTGGCCGGCGACTACGTGGAGGATTACGAGATCATGGTGCCCTTCCAGGCCCTGCTGGCGGTGGGCCACCAGGTGCATGCGGTATGCCCAGGCAAGGCGGCCGGTGAGCATGTGTTGACCGCCATCCACGACTTCGAGGGGGCCCAGACCTACTCCGAGAAGCCGGGCCACCGCTTTGCGCTGAACGCCACGTTTGCCGACATCCGGCCCGAGGACTACGACGGTCTGGTGATCCCCGGCGGTCGCGCGCCCGAGTACCTGCGCACCCTGCCCGGCGTGCTGGAGCTGGTGCAGCATTTTGCGCATGCCAACAAGCCGATCGCGGCGATCTGCCACGGTGCGCAGCTGCTGGCGGCGGCGGGCGTGATACGCGGCAAGCAGGTCTCGGCCTATCCGGCCTGCGCCGCCGAGGTCAGGCTGGCCGGCGCCGACTATGCCAACATCCCGGTGGACCAGGCCGTCACCGACGGGCAGTTGGTCACCGCCCCGGCCTGGCCAGCGCATCCCGCCTGGATCGCGCAGTTCCTGGCCGTGCTGGGCACGCGCATCAGCCTCTGA
- a CDS encoding ribbon-helix-helix domain-containing protein: MCEVFISANPESYESRTRSVRLHGVVTSIRLENLHWEVLEEIGARDGLGVIQLIEKLYDELVQARGAVGNFASFLRVSALRYMALQARQRIPTDLGVPIRSLQAGEVLQGLPASWHKPLRRVALRD; the protein is encoded by the coding sequence ATGTGCGAAGTCTTCATCAGCGCCAACCCGGAGTCCTACGAGTCGCGCACGCGCTCGGTGCGCCTGCATGGCGTGGTCACCAGCATCCGGCTGGAGAACCTGCACTGGGAGGTGCTGGAAGAGATCGGCGCGCGCGACGGCCTGGGCGTGATCCAGCTGATCGAGAAGCTCTACGACGAGCTGGTGCAGGCACGCGGCGCCGTCGGCAACTTCGCTTCCTTCCTGCGCGTGAGTGCGCTGCGCTACATGGCCCTGCAGGCCCGCCAGCGCATCCCCACCGACCTGGGCGTGCCGATCCGTTCACTGCAGGCCGGCGAGGTGCTGCAGGGCTTGCCGGCCAGCTGGCACAAGCCCTTGCGGCGCGTGGCCCTGCGGGATTGA
- a CDS encoding Glu/Leu/Phe/Val family dehydrogenase, translating to MPNLSFVSPTRNSPWGTYLSQIDAVEPYLGHLARWVETLRRPKRALIVDIPIELDNGTIAHYEGYRVQHSLTRGPGKGGVRYHPDVTLEEVMALSAWMTIKNAAVNLPYGGAKGGIRLDPKTLSMKELEKVTRRYTSEIGIIIGPQQDIPAPDVNTNGQIMAWMMDTYSMNTGATATGVVTGKPIPLGGSLGRVAATGRGVFVIGREAMRRLNIAMEGARVAVQGFGNVGSIAAKLFAANGAKIVAVQDHTGTILNDRGMDMQDLLDHVAKTGGVGGFAGADHIANENFWDVKTDVLIPAALEGQITAERAQRLSTRLVLEGANGPTTPDGDQVLADRGIIVVPDVIANSGGVTVSYFEWVQDFSSFFWTEDEINVRLDKIITGAFKGIWETSEQHRISLRTAAFTVACTRVLQAREERGLYP from the coding sequence ATGCCCAATTTGTCTTTCGTCTCGCCCACGCGCAACAGTCCCTGGGGCACCTACCTGTCCCAGATCGACGCCGTTGAACCCTACCTGGGTCATCTGGCACGCTGGGTCGAGACGCTGCGCCGCCCCAAGCGCGCGCTGATCGTGGATATCCCCATCGAACTCGACAACGGCACCATCGCCCACTATGAGGGCTACCGCGTGCAGCACAGCCTGACGCGCGGCCCCGGCAAGGGCGGCGTGCGCTACCACCCCGATGTGACGCTGGAAGAAGTGATGGCGCTGTCGGCCTGGATGACGATCAAGAACGCCGCGGTGAACCTGCCCTATGGCGGCGCCAAGGGCGGCATCCGCCTCGATCCCAAGACCCTGTCGATGAAGGAACTGGAAAAAGTTACGCGCAGGTACACCAGCGAGATCGGCATCATCATCGGTCCGCAGCAGGACATCCCGGCGCCCGACGTCAACACCAACGGCCAGATCATGGCCTGGATGATGGACACCTACTCGATGAACACCGGCGCCACCGCGACCGGCGTCGTCACCGGCAAGCCGATCCCGCTGGGTGGCTCGCTGGGCCGCGTGGCCGCCACCGGCCGCGGCGTGTTCGTGATCGGCCGCGAGGCGATGCGCCGCCTCAATATCGCGATGGAAGGCGCGCGCGTGGCGGTCCAGGGCTTCGGCAATGTGGGCTCGATCGCCGCCAAGCTGTTCGCTGCCAATGGCGCCAAGATCGTGGCCGTGCAGGACCACACCGGCACCATCCTGAACGACCGCGGCATGGACATGCAGGACCTGCTCGACCACGTGGCCAAGACCGGCGGCGTGGGCGGCTTTGCCGGCGCCGACCATATCGCCAACGAGAACTTCTGGGACGTCAAGACCGATGTGCTGATCCCGGCCGCGCTGGAAGGCCAGATCACCGCCGAGCGCGCCCAGCGCCTCTCCACCCGCCTGGTGCTGGAAGGCGCCAACGGCCCCACCACCCCCGATGGCGACCAGGTGCTGGCCGACCGCGGCATCATCGTCGTGCCCGACGTGATCGCCAATTCGGGCGGCGTGACGGTCTCCTACTTCGAATGGGTGCAGGACTTCTCGTCCTTCTTCTGGACCGAGGACGAGATCAACGTGCGCCTGGACAAGATCATCACCGGCGCCTTCAAGGGCATCTGGGAGACCTCGGAACAGCACCGCATCTCGCTGCGCACCGCCGCCTTCACGGTGGCCTGCACGCGCGTGCTGCAGGCGCGCGAGGAGCGCGGTCTGTATCCCTGA